The Arctopsyche grandis isolate Sample6627 chromosome 12, ASM5162203v2, whole genome shotgun sequence genome includes the window TCGTAGGTCAATAAAAGCCTATTTCTCCCGCAAAATGTAACATCACGTACGATATAACCTTGACATAATAACCCTAATGTGGTCGGCAGGTGAACATGCCCGCGAAATATAAGgttaacttttaataaaaatcggCGAATGTGTGACGAATTCGTGAGTGTGTCTAACTATAATAAATCTTTCGTTAATTAACGCTAAAATCGTTCAGTGGTAAATGTTGCGTCGATATGTGAATAAAAGGAGTAGAGATCGTCGATGGTTCTCAGGACTTGGCAGCAGGTGATTGTCGAAGGTGCCTTTCTTGATCAGAACTCCACGATGAGAAGATGACTTGTTGGGACGGTGTGGGTATCCTGGGACCTTGCGCTCTACTCTCGTCTGGTGATCCAAGCAATGTTAGTAGTGTTTGTTAgtcaatatgtacacatatttatgtatgtacttatacaaaCTTGCAAAAACTTTAAGcacagaatgttaaatttatGTGTAAGTTTATCATGTTATATAATAGTTTCCGCATTCTTACAAgcataatcaattttaattagatGACCCTTTTGTTAATGTATTCAATGAATTTCCACTAACTTTCCGAGGGCTGAAATTTCTCAAAGTTCGCCCAACAATATGTACATTCTCCGCCTATGAACGTGCGTAATGTTAATTTCAAATAAGTTgaataatacatacgtacatacatatatacggtggTTTTTagcgtacatatattatatttataaataatgtttgTATTGAAATGCGATCACAATCATTAATGGATCGACGAACttcttcaaaaattaaataattccacgaatgcatacatattaaatttatatagaaGTGAAATTTATGTATGCTCTTAGATTGTATGcctgataaaaataatttatacgcAGTATTGTTgggtaaattttgataaaagctTTTAGTGGTTTCTTTGAAAATGAAACTTTCCTTTGCAAATTCACGTTTCGCAATATCTCCACTGTATTATGATACATATGTGCGATTGTGTTGActttcaaatgaatattcatatacatatgtatgtagttgataaatattttattttttaatgttaactTGTTTATGTTAGTctaagtgttcactccggttcatttatgaacatactagtttgttcatacacgaactattggttttagtttaagtgctaacagtcaaaagcaatcttcaaatagactcgccAAGTGTcatatgaaacttttagctgtcaaaacctttaggtatttaataaaaaaatcttatggagtacacattacaacgttgttaTAAtccactaatattaaaaatattgagaatACTTCAGCTTAATAGTTTACGTATGAAAAAATTATtccgtttgtcaatttgttcttttgtgtacactataattggctagattggttcgtgtacgaacaaactagtatgatCATAAACGAACTAAGAAACGATGTtttcaaactctgataagaaacgatcgtctAAGTCTAactagcagtattaaagattagcacggaatcgaacccaataatctctcggtgctaaacgtaaacgcaaccaccgagctatactgctgactATACAGCTTATGCATaatgcatgaacaaactacatagttcaattttcaatttgttcttttgtatatgtcacagtgaaaatatattttcactgaagtttcagtgaaatcataaccagttacattttcagggttttttttattcatttaagattagattgttacgttggtattatttaagggttaggataggttaggttaagtaagggttggccctattcatttaagatttgggttgttagggttaaatttatagagttaaacgttgtaaattcaaattcattattttcttttttattggccttcatagcaagttccatttttcattttttatgctatttgaagaaacttttaattgccttatgtttaactatttattttattatctttattttagctgtaagtttctctctgtttattaaataaataaatttgatacattttccctgcttgaattggtgaaaatatattttcactagtgaacatatattttcacttgaaatatgctttcactgtaacatatacactataaatggccagattggtttgtgtgtgaacaaactagtacgttCATAAATAAACGAAATATACGCTTGGACtgtatcatatattatacatatgtagttgaataTAACCGATCAATTTATCATATAAAATGTTGATTTACTCCTTATTGATAGtttacaacaaaattttaataaatttaatgtaataatacatattatgtattttgtttattgACACCTCTTTTCAGACGATATAATttaagacatatgtacatatctttagTATTGTTCACATATTATATGAGAAATTTTTATTCGTTAACCGAGATGACTTTCTATgtagagttaaaataaaataaaatcaatagcacattgaattgtatttaaaatctgCGTCATGCaaattatgtataggtatgtattgtACCTGCAAttatagcaaaaaaaaagagaaactcTGCCCTGCGTTTGGCAATAATTGTAATTACAATATCATTCAGTCGAATTCGTAAAAGTATCCACACTACCGATTTAGTATTTCGATAAGTGTCGTTTCATTCTAACGTGTTCCTTGGCTAATATCGGTCTCCAGAATACTGTGTCTTCTGATTATCGTGATTgcaatactaaaaatatatatatattcaaatgatGGAGACGGAGGAGAGTGTGTATCAGAATTATTATTGGACTCATCTTAAACATGAATGGGAAAGCAATTCGGTCGATCTGGACGAAAGTGGTTATTCCCTCACTGCTGCTGAAAGTATAAGACGGCACAGTGTTCAAGCGAGCACTCAAAATCTATACGAGTCCCCTTACggaataaaagcatttaaaaagaaAGTAACCGAAGGGAATGCTCGATCATTAGTGTTCAAATCTGAAAAAGAAGCAGAAGTGCAATCGAGAAATAACTCTGAAACATTCATAGTTTCCAAGAAATACCTCAACGACGATTTAAAAAACGATATTTATATCGAGTCCTTGGAACAAATATGCAATTATATAGACACAGTATACAAATCTATCGATAAATACATTTGCTATGCACAAAAATTGATATCGGCACCATTAGTCGTTGAAAATAGTATGTCTATATCCGATCTATCTTTCGACGACACTCTCGAAACACTTCCGAGCGATCGTGGATATGGCACGGTTGAAACTAAATCTAGTTCAAATACATCTTCAAATGACGTCAATAATAAAAGCGATACCGAGAATGCCAAAAGTTTCTTGACAAACATTGTCCAAAATATACCTCCGCCGTCAAATAACAAAGATGTATCAACACAATACGAGAGCTTCCTCTCCGACAGCAATAGTTTTAATGAATCGAATTTAATTTCTGGAATTGAAAGTTTCATTAAAGACAGtctgaatattaatttgaataatgcTGTAATTGATACAAGTGTCATTAGTGCGTTGAACGATACGTTGGATACTGTTGAAGAGTATTATACGTTTGCTTTGGGTGCGATACATCATTACAGTAGTGATTCTCCTACTATAGATCATTGTGAGAAATCTGAAGTCAATTCGAAAATTATTCCACTTTTTGCAACAGTGTGTGAGGAAAATAGAGACGTATCTAAAATATATAGAGATGCTTCTATATATGAGGTACTCTCATTAACAATCCACCGATTAAAaactctgtttttttttatatgtttcagaatacaatttaaattattttgttttaatctaTTCTATTATATTGTTACAGCCTCCAGAAAACGATTTGCAAAAGAATTCAGCCGACAGAGTATTATCTGAACATCAACTTCGAGTACAACGATCGTTGCAAAAGCTTAATCTACCTGAATGGTTAGtaatctttttcttttttttataatcaatcaaattttatatcgaCAATTTACAATATAACATGTTTTTATTAGGTACAAAAATTCACCAGCTCGACCGGAAGGTTTCTTATTAAAGAAAAGAGCTTCCGATGCAGGTACTAGTAATAGAGGTTGGGAATCACCTGGTCTTGGAAGCAAAACTACCTCTTTGGGATCATTAGGCGGTGGTGTTCCTTTAGCTCGGTCTCCACTAGCCCTCACTCCCCCATCCCAGCAACTCGGTTTCAGTCGGTGGTCAACCAGTAGATTAAATTCTGCACAGGTAACATTGAAACTTCAATGCTGTAAATTGTTTTgctattttcaatgtttattttttttttatttaaatatttttcagacATCACCGTGCTCTTCGGCCAGAAGCAGTATTAGAGGTGGAGCTGTATCACCGCTTACATCTCCGGCTCGACCGCCTCGTGCACCTCGTCCAACTCGAGCTCCATATTTGGGCTGGAGAAGTCAAGAAAGACTTTCATCACCTAGAACTCCACATGAAAGGTACATATACTCGTCATAATGCTTCCACTTTTCTGTTTTAAAACTATACAACATTCCATCATTTTTCATCTGTAATTGGTTGTATTTTTACAGATTGGCAGTTTCTCTTCTGCCGAGTAGTCCCCCAGTGCCTGCAAACGTCTCAGACGAAATCCAATCTTGTATAAAAGAAGTCACGTCAGCGATTGTACATTATGTGAGTGGCTTGGAACCAAATCAGGATAGATTAAATGTGGAATCGGATCGATCAAACAGTCCACGCGGTAGTCCTAGGTTATGTTGGCTCGAAAGTTCGTTTGTCGGTGAGTTATTTTGCTGTTTTACATTCGATTGGTTGCATATTTTGCCGTCGTACTTATATTGTGTgtgttgtatttttaattattcaggTACGAAACCTTTAGAATCTCCGCAAACACCTGTTGTGGTTGCACAACTATCTCCACCCCATCAAACGCAATACCAACAAAGACCACTCCAACTTGATCTTCCATCGTCACGTCCAGCAGCGAATGGGACCGTCACGCATTCAACAACCACTTTTCAACATGGTGAGTACGTCACCACGCTAACGTGACTTAAATCGTTGACAGcacaaaattgttatttataatgtaaattgTTGCTTTTTATTTCTACACAtctacaatgttttttttttttcaattattattcctTTTTGCAAAGATATTGCAATTTTAATCTTATTgacagaaaatattttattatatatattaagtataacaaatatgtataagttttACACGTGCATTTTGATCATtactttctttttaaatttatatgattgTAGATATTGTGAAAAGATTTAGTGTAGAATTAACGACTGAATACGTAGAGCACTTCCAGTTATAAATTCGTTCAATCTAAACGCAAAGTTTTGTTGAGTTTGTATAattataaatgataataaaattttctatatacatacatatttgtcatAATGTCTAATTGTTAAAGTATGTATGACTTTTgtataaatatcatttttataacACGTTCAAtgtgataaatttttattgaattatttttcttaaCGTCAGTTGTATGACTTAAGAGATGagtgaaatattttgaatgaacACCAGTTATAtgcaattatttcaaaaataattacgcaatgaaatatcatcgataataataatttttcttcgTTTTACACAcgttttatatgaataatagaAATTTTAGAACAAATAATCATGACTTTTGTATAATTTGCAGTAGAAATAGTGTTTGTGTtacagtttatttaaattttgtattagtGTCAGTGTTAATTTTTACATCATCTTGGTAGTTGAGAGGAGAAATGTTTGTAACATGCTTTTTTAttccattatatgtattacgatccttacatattacataaaatcaatgcttttcttcatatttatatacacacatcttGCACTCAAACTATACACGCAAACACAAGCATGCATGTTTATATTATGCTACGAGTCAGTCGGTGTTACGTGTGTCGGAAAAAGCAACATCATATAATCACCTTATGATTTTTGCAGAGAGCTTTCTCTATAAATTGTAATGGTTATGATTGTCTCCTTGATGCgtacagatgtatgtatataaatattacgatAGTACAAAACTTGAAACAGTTCTCGGAACTGTGAAATTTTGAAAAGCATAGTCCACACCGAAACTGCttacattttgttttgaaaCGCCATATATAGATTAGTCCTCCCATTACAATATGtgcttttttatattcaatatattattataattcatcaGTCATTGTTTATtgtaacaatttttaatacagaAAAGCTACCAAGATATTTTCGCATCAGTTGTTTGCTCTCTTTTCTGTATAATATACGTTCATTATTcttatttgtaattataatttttttacaatatgagtacatattattgtaagtgttgttatatttatttaatttttaaactattactattattatcttatcgatatttcttttattaattttgtcgcatattttttgtaatattactTAGATattgatgtaatatttttttaatcaagaataaaaataatgttcattttattttgtcttttttattTTGCTGCTTTTTCAAACCTTGTTTgcacttttattaaaaattataaatatttatattatatgcatatctgtgtttgttaaaaatgttatatttaagaTTTTACACAAATACACTATTAATCACTTTGCTGTTCACAGTTTCATTTGTTATGTTgccaaacaatatatgtatgtaatgaagtACTTACACTCTGAAATTAGAATCAAAACATAATAATCACATTCTCAATGATAATGGATACTCACAGTAATGCAAGTTTCAAAATGCTTTATGTTATGTTATTTACTTTTAAGTGCTTCAAAATCTGCAAATTTGAGTAATGCCAAAGGTAAGTAAATCACACAATGCATATGTTTACTTTTCACTAAAGACTAAATCATTATGAAATGTACCCCAGCtgatttttaaatagtaaagtTTTGGGTtttgtttatttgaaatttatagatTGGGAATCATCGCAGCATTCTCTGCTGAATTTGGCCATTAGCAAACCTTCGCCGGGATCCACCACTTTAGAAGATGTTTTAGATTCTTTATTAGGACTGCCGCCCTCCGTTCCGAGGATTGCATCTCCTCAAAACAGTCCCAGAAGAGCGCCCAGTCCGTATTATATGATCGGTTTGCAGGTTTGTCGCCAAACAGCGTGAAAGAATCTTGAATTTTCACCAATGTTGATGTGTTTTATGCGTGAGCGTACATTTTCAGACGCGTTATAACGAGCACAACAGTCCCCCGAGCAGCTTACAATTGAATCTGTCTAGCAAACTCGATGATAAATCACTGTTGGATGCGCGACACAACTCCGACGACAAGTACAATTCTTTGGAAATATCGCAGGATGGCGATTTGCTCGACAGGCGTAGATCGAGTGCAGAGTCTAGCACTTGCTCGACTGTGGCACCAGGTAGGACAGACGTGTAAGAGATTtcgttccaattttttttaatttatcttttcACATGCTTTTCTCtacttattatattgtattaatgattttttaaggCTTCATTTTAGTAGAATCGACCTATGAggaaaaattattgtatttgagttattatttctattttaaatatatctacatacttcATATTTCATTATAGCCCTTCATTTCATACGTTATCTAATTACCTATTCTTCTTtcctttttttgtatgaaaacccacataaaattgtattattatattcttaatttatttattatcaataaatatactttatattgttaatatattatatgtatgtatgtatgtatgtcattttttaattatttatttagacaTGTAAACCCCCTATGTGTACAAATGTGTATACTTATGACTGACTATTATCTCCCAGGATAACGATTCAGGCAATTAGCAATTCTATAAAGATcccatttacataaatacaatattttacaataaatatgtaacgaCTATGATTTTattcgatattgatatttttcaaatgtctataatctaatatacatataatttcgaaagagactctgtatgtttgtttggttcgtaaaatccgtgatgtcatcgaacaaatgaatatacaaataaatttaaataaaataaaactattgaaataaatttaataaaatgtttactattagattggccatgtttaagcagtttatattacaaataccgagcgaagccgagtaaaaacactagtgatatataaattaaatatcattatGAAAAAAGTAGAAAGCGTTACATATTCATTGAAATGacatgaaattcaaaataatggCACGACCTTAGTACGCTTGTATAgttcaatttaaaatgtaatattgacccgatcctttttttgaaatgttaaactagatatacatatatataaactttatagAAGCACCCTTACCTGTGATTGAAAACACCATTTTTTAATTGGCTAATGATATACTTAATAGGACTTATATTCACTGCTAACCACACTTAGAACACGTTAAGTAGTAGTTTGATTCAGTTAcatcaataatatataatttttatcaggTACGGATGGAGCTGATAAAGGCGACGACAACAGTGTGATGTCTCTTCCTAGAATACGAATGCGTGCAAAATCAGCTTTGTCCGGAAAGCATTCTTCCAGGAGGCAAAGTGAACCGGTCACCGCACAAAAGAGTCACTCCTTAGACCGACGGATCAGTTACGACTCTCGCATATCTAAGGGAGAGAGTAATTTATCCAAAAATTCGCTGACGGATACTCCTCAATCGAGAGCGTCATTGAAGTCGATAGCTTCCATCAACACGGACGGCAGCGGGGAGGATACACTCGTGCATTGCCGTTACACCAAATGCACTTCGGCCACCATTCAAGCTGACGCTAGgcgttattataaaaattgtcaCAATTGCAATTACTTGTATTGTTCGCGCGAATGTAGACGGGCACATTGGGAAAAGCATCGTAAGGTTTGCCTACACTCACGAGCTAGCACTCTCTGCCGACAGATACTATCCACGGCTAAGGAAGACGCCGATTCCCTTCATCACGTAAGTATGATAGCGCAGAAGGGCTACTTGGGCCAAGGAAGAGGTGTAGTAAAAGTTTTCTTCACAAGTCCCGACGCTGCTGAAAAATTCACGTCTAACGGTTTTCAATCGTTGGGCCAACCTGTCTTTGTTAAGTGGCCTGATTTGATGCCGAATGAAATGGGGCCAGAGTTGTACGCGGAATTGGTCAAATTGTGTAAAAGTTACAATCCAGAGACTCGTTTAGTATTATACGTTGCCGTTTGCATTGTCAGCGAGGTTCCGACTAAAGGAGCCGCTGTCAAATGGGAGCGGCAGATAGTTTCACGCTGTGCCAAACTCAGGCTGAGTAGCACGGTCATGAGTAACAGCCCGCAAGACCAGTTCCCATCTTACTCAAGTCCCAAAGCAAAAGTAAGGGACAAAGACAGGATTCAAAAAGATAAAGACGCGTTGTGTAGGACGAGTAGCACGGAAACTTTGATACTCACATCGAACTCGGCCAACTTACACAAGAACAATACATCCATACAAAAGATGAGGGAAGTATCATTCAACAACATTCAATTGCAATTGCAAAAGAGGGGCGTGAACTTAAAGAAACATTATCCCGAGGTGCATACGAAGCTTTGCTCGTACGTTGAAGGTGCGTGTGATAAATTTACGCCGGTAACGATTTATCCGAGGGACAATTCCACAGGTAAGTTGTTCATGTGCGTGATAATGCCCGAAACAGAGCCTGAAAAATTTCAGACATTGCCAAATGATAGTTACGAATGTCACACAGTAGACGTGAGCGTAGATCATTCCGATCAACTGTCCACGTCCATGTAACGATGAAAGACTTGAAAATCTAGTGTTTGATGAAATGCATAGATAGAATAACTAATTGTTCAATTTGTTTAATCACAACTTTTTTAGATGAAACTATTAgtagaaattttattaaatcagtGGAGCCGTATTGtgaaattatcataaaaaaatactatcggCGATCATCAGAACACACTGTGAATTTTTAGCCTAATATTTTGACTATACTAGTAgaaaatgcatatatatgtatgtgtagtgcTAAAGTTCACAGTATGCTTTGATGACATTATATTCACATATTACTACGACTCCGATACGTTTaatgaaatatacatttatatccaGTTACttcaaatatatcaatatttaagGAATACCAATTAATAATCAATTGATGTATTATTCGAAGCTGACTTTCAGATATTAATATTCATAGTCTGCATTACAATAAATTactatacattttatttcaaataaaatatatacaatatatgaaataatatacaatCTAATTTTATTGTATCATTTTTGTGTTACTAAATTATAAAACGAATTACTATTCCTACCGCTTAATGTAACATAATGATTAAAATaaccatatttttttgtgtGCCTTAAATCAAATAGCGCTTTTAATTTGCGCtgtatcaaaatatatttttaattcttattaaagctaaatttatatttaaataaagtacaGTTTACAAAATGCAAAtgaatgataaatatttatttgaaattttaacgcTTTCCTTCAGtgtcattaaaaatatgaaaatgatgtTCAACATCAACGGATACTAATTTCTAACACATGtgacatttaaaataaagattCTTACTAGTCAGTAAGAGGTCATTATTAAATAATCAGAACTGATgtttttgat containing:
- the LOC143920422 gene encoding uncharacterized protein LOC143920422 is translated as MWLLRCGMHACGSEEVAESAEQAQAHALSLSVRVDEGERTSPTTTTATATATTTSQCERDAVVASTAFSTPVSVPITHPQEPPPPPPCRLEEAGVRAQPPTAPMEKPALPPKPPRSRIGGFLSRFANFRFSARKSSQKKKPAEAVVVSPLSNSNGNGNGNSHNDRHSSPQPQRETLTEPKTGGERGASADKETTPEYVYIPLKGKGCEGRPPLPPGRAGRAHSGGAQPPPAGLLETDLDTHTTRTLHAPARTRSLLALPPPPPDTRTHKSMEYLLDKDNLRCIEPPENDLQKNSADRVLSEHQLRVQRSLQKLNLPEWYKNSPARPEGFLLKKRASDAGTSNRGWESPGLGSKTTSLGSLGGGVPLARSPLALTPPSQQLGFSRWSTSRLNSAQTSPCSSARSSIRGGAVSPLTSPARPPRAPRPTRAPYLGWRSQERLSSPRTPHERLAVSLLPSSPPVPANVSDEIQSCIKEVTSAIVHYVSGLEPNQDRLNVESDRSNSPRGSPRLCWLESSFVGTKPLESPQTPVVVAQLSPPHQTQYQQRPLQLDLPSSRPAANGTVTHSTTTFQHGEYVTTLT